The bacterium nucleotide sequence TTACCGGATGGGGAGGGACTCCGACCTTTCCCGATTACATCGTGGGAGCGGCCTTCAAGATATTGGGGCCCGAGTGCTGGGTGGCCCGTTCTGTTTCGGCCTTCTTTTCCCTGGGGGCGATCTTCTTTTTCTTCAAATGGTGTCGTTTCTGGATGGGACAGGCGGCCGCTTTGGTAGCTTCCTTGCTGATGGCCGCCTCTTGGTGGTTCCTTTATTTCAGCCTTTCCACCTTCCACAACAGCATCCTGTTCTTCGCGGAGGTAGGCGCTTTTTATACCCTGGAAAACGGGTTCCGGACGGGACGGAGGGTCTATTTTGCCTTGGCGGGCCTCTTCGCGGCGATGTGTGTCATGAACTACGTCAACGGGCGGAGCATTCCGGTCATGATGGCCCTGACCATCTTGGGCTATTCGGCCGTGAAGGGATGGGATTTCCTGAAGGGTTATTGGAAGCAACTTTTCCTGGTCCTGTTCGCTTTTTTGTGGCTGGTCGGACCTTATCTGATCCACGCGACCCAATATCCAGGAGAGGTCTGGGGAAGGGTGCATGCGGATTGGATCGCGGCCCACGCCAAGGAAACCGGGAACTATTTTTTCCTTCCGGTCTCCTATTTTTGGACCTTGACGACCCTCTGGGCCCCCAACACCCAAGTAGATACACGGTTCGCTTATTTCGATCCTTTCCTGGACCCCTATACGGGTGCTTTGGCCATGTTGGGCATTGGGACCTGCTTGTTCAATCTGCGGAAGTCCCTCTCCTGGGTGTTGTTGCCCGGCCTTTTCATGGGTCTTTCCGCCAATGCCTTGGGACATTATGATTCGCCGATGGCCTATGTCCACTCGGTGAGACTTTCCGCGATCATCCCTTTCGTCTTTTTGGCGGTCGGAAACGGGTTCGATTGGTTGGCAGGTTTCTATCGATTGTTCCCCAAGCCCCGCTGGAACTGGCTCGGTTGGTCCGCCTCCGCCGGCTTGGTCCTGGCAATGGCCCTTAATTTGAACGTCATCTTCGGACATTTTTCCAAGGATCGCTCCACTTGGGGGGAGAGGGGACTGAAGTACATCCAGGAAGCCAAGATCCTAAACGACCATTATCCCCAAGACCAGTTGATGGTCGAATCGGACTGCCTTTCCTCGGCCGTTTATTTCCTGACGAAGGGTGGGGCCCGGTTCAAGATCTATGGGATGGATCCTCCGATCCCAATCCCCTTTGAGGCAAAGCGGAACGTCATGTTGGTCTTCGAACCATGGAGGTTGTCGGACGGCGGAAAGGCCCGCATCCAAAAGACCTATCCGAAGGCCGTCTGGACCGTCTATCAGTCCCCAATGGGCGATCCCTTCCTGACGGGGGTGGAGATATCTTTGGAGGATGTGCTGGCGTCTCAAAGCGGGATGGCTGTGACGGAAAGTCTTCCTTAAAAAGGGGAGTCGAAATGGCGTCCACGAGAAAGAAAACCTTGGCCGGCAAAAAGTCCGGATCCTTATTGGAGAGTGTTGCCGTCGCTTACGCTTGGTTGGGTTTGTGCCTCGCCCTTTTCACGGCCGGTCAACTGCAATTGTTCCGTGGCCGGATGATCATGGGTTTCTCCTTTTCGGTGGTTGCGGTGCTTTTGGGCCTTTCCTTCTACCTTCAAGGAATCCTGCCGGTCGCCCTTGGAAAGATCCGGAAGGATGGGCGTTCCCCAAGGTCTTCCCGGATCGGGAAAGCCTCACGCCATTCGCCGCCATGGCGAGCCTTGAAGCCAGCCAGCCTTGCCCGGATCGTGGGAGCCGTCCTTGGCTTGGCCCTGGCCGGTATCGGTCAGTCCTTTTGGGTCCAGACGGGTAACGGATCCACTTTAGCCGTAGGTTCCTGGTTTTTCTTGGCGGCGTCGGCACTCTTCCTGGGATCTTTCCGGCCCTGGAAGCGTGAAGGTTCCAAACCCTTTTCTTTGCCCTGGAGGGTGGAACTGGGTTTGTTGGGAACCGTTCTGCTGATCGCGGCATTCCTCAGGGCCTATCAGATCGACACGATCCCTTCCGGACTTTTCATTGACCAGGGGTTCCAGGGCTATTCGGCCCAGCGAATTCTGCACGAGGGATGGCGGCCCTTCTATGTGGAAGATATCTTCCATGCCTACTCCTTGGCCCTCTATCAACTGGCTTTTTGGTTCGGGATCTTCGGGGCCGGTGAAGTCAGCCTGAAGCTTTTCTACGCTTTTTTGGGACTTCTTGGCTTTCCCTTGGTCTATTGGACCTTCCGGCAGTTGGCCGGACCCCGGATGGCTCTCCTTTCCCTTTTCATCCTTGCGGTCATGCGATGGAACATTAATTTTTCCAGGAATGGTTTTCCCACGGTCCAGATGACCCTCTATATGTTCGGAACGATCGCTTTTCTTCTTTACGCCATTCGCCGGGAACGCGACGCGGACCAGGTTTTGTTCCACAAGGTGGCCATGGTTGCGGCCTTCTTTTTCGTCGTTGGGGTCTTCCCCTTCGCCTTCCAGTCCCTTTTTTGGACCCTTAAGCCCCGATCCGTGACGCTGGCGGTGGCCGCGGTAGTGGGTGCCCTGGGGCTTCTGGGATGGATGGTTTATGCCCTGAAGGCTTCGAAGGACCGCGATACCTTGATGGCCACTTTATTGGCGACCGGATTCTTCGCCGCCGGTTTCTACACGTATCAGGCCTACAAGGTCTTCCCCTTGCTGGTCCTGGCCTGGGCGTTCTATGAGGTGATCGCGGATCGGGCTGCCATCCGCAAGAAATGGAGATATATCGTTCTGTTCGCGGTGGCGGGGATCTTCCTGATCCTTCCTGTGTTGGGCAATCCCCAGACCCGGGAAACCGAACTATCCATTTTCACCCGCGTCCACCTGGAGCATAGTTGGAAGCCCTTTTGGGAGGTCCTTTCCCGCACAGCGATCATGTTCAACCGCCTGGGGGACCCCAACGCCAGGCACAACCTCCAAGACCAGCGGATGTTGGACGATGTTTCCGGCACTCTTTTCATCTTGGGACTGGCCTATTGCCTGGCCAGAGTAGGAAGAAGGCCGTCTTTTTATGTGCTGGCGGGGTTCTTCATCATGAGCCTTCCTTGCATCCTTTCCATCGATGCCGCCCACGCGAACCGCCTTTTTGCGCTGACACCCTTCATCGCGTTCCTGGTGGCGTCCCCTTTGGAAGCCATTTGGGGAAGGATGAGGGAAACCTGGGGTTTGCGGGGGGAATGGATCTTCCTGGCCCTGGTGGCGCCCTTCCTTGGGTGGATGACCGCCCAGAACTTCAAGGTGTATTTCCATGATCAGGCCCGAAGTTTTGGAGGATGGCATGAGTATGCGCCCCAGGAGACCGAGGTGGGCCGGATCGTCGCGAGGAACGGGGCGGCGTATGATTACTACGTGTCGCCACGCTACTACAATTATTACACCATCGACTTCCTGGGTTACGGCCAATTGGATCATATCCACTCCATGTTGTTCCCCGAAGCCTTGATCTCACATGGCCCGGATACATCCCGAGGCCTTTATTACGCGATGGAAGAAGGGCGATCGGGTTATGTGCCCATGTTGAAGTATTTCTATCCGGAAGGGCGGGACCGCTATTTGGTGGACCCATTAGGGAACACGGCGGAATCCTTCTACCATGTCGAGGCCGACGCCGTGGCCAAGGAACGGGGCCTGAAGGTCCGATATGACCGGCCCGTTGAGGGGAAGACCGAGGGGCAGGTCGTTTCTTTCCCTTCAGGACTTCCGAAAGGACCCTATCGTGCCGCCCTATGGGGTCAGATCTATATTCCCGTTCCGGGCCGATATTCATGGAAGGTCGAAGCGCCGTTTCGGACCTCCTTCCAGGTCGGCAAGAAGGCCGCGGCGGAAAATCGTTGGATGATCCGTGGCTATTATCCGGTGAAGTTCGAGATGGACGTGCCCGCAGGGACCATTCCGGACTTGAAGATCGAGCAGATCGACGCAAAAGGCCTTGGTTCGCCCGTCACCCCGGGGTCCTTCACCAACCTTCCTCCCTTTCGGGGGCTCAAAGGGGAGTATTTCCGGGGTCCGGTCTGGGACGAAATGCCTTTTTTGGCGGAATACGATCCTATCGTCAACTTCACCAATGGGAACGATTTCTCAGCCGCCACGAACGCGGGGCGTTGGACGGGAAAATTCCGAGCTCCGAGGGGAGGGGAATACAAATTCTTCGTCCAGATGGACGGTCAGGCGGAATTGCGCATCGACGGAAAGCCGATCGGTGAGAGGCAGTCCCGGATCAGCCTGGCCCCGGGGCTCCACGCCCTGGACCTCAGGGCTTGGCGGAGCGGCAATAACCTCTCTAGCCTTTCCCTTTACTGGATACCTCCAGGCGGGTCAAGAGAAGTCATGCCTTGCACCGCGTTCGAGGAAGTGCCCTAATCCCAAGGCCGGATGAGAGAAGCCCGTTCGGCTGGGTCTGGCAAGAGGCCCCATGAAAAATCTCCGTCCAATCCTTATTTGGTCACTGGTCTCGCCCCTCTGGGCCTTGGGGCCCATGGTCCAATTCCAGGACCTGGTGGCGGGCAACGGCCAACCTGGATTCGCTGACGGCGCTTTCTATTCGGCGCAGTTCCATGATCCCCTGGGGATGGCCATGAGCCCCGACGGCTCCATACTCTACGTCGCGGACCGGCAGAACAACCGGATCCGCGAGATATCCTTGGACCATTCCAATGAAGTAAGGACCCTCACGGGGGGCGCATCCCCTGGGGCGTTGGATGGACCCTTCGCTACCGCCACTTTTTACGCTCCCTGCGGCCTGTTGGCTTTTCCCGATGGCAGCCTCCTCGTCAATGACCGGGGAAACCATCTTTTTCGCCGCATTGACATTGCCGCCCAGAAAGTTTCTACCCTGCAAGTGGCCCCGGCGATTCCCGGAGGGGTATCGATACCCCTCATCACCGACCTTCCCTGGAACATGGCTTGTGTTCCCGGGGATACCCGTATCTTTTGGACCGAGCCCAGAGCGGGCCAACTGCGTTGTTATGATCCGGGGATGAGGAAAGCCATGACCCTCCTGGATGGGGATCCGCGTATTCCACATCCTGCGGCCCTTTTTGGCGGCACGAAAGGACTTTTCGTGGCTGGCCAAGGACAGACGCAGGTCTTCCAGGTCGCTTTGGGTGCCCGGGAGGGGCAGGCTCCCGTACTGGCCTTGACGCCCGTTGGCCTGGTCCAGAACGCGTTGGCCTTGGCCGGTTCGGGGGACTCCCTTTACGCCCTTCAGTCGGAACCTTCCGCGCCGGTGGTGCGGGTCTTTCCTAATCCGAAGCCCGTTACATTCCTTTCGGTTTGGGGAAAGCCGATGTTGAACCCTTCCCTGGGGGCGATATCACCCCTTTTCCAGAACGATACGGGACTTGACCCCTTGGGCTTCCTCTCCGATTCCCGTTCCCCTGGCCGCTTCTTCGTGTCCAACACCTCACACTCCTTGGTGGGTGCCTTCCGAGACCTCAACCAAGCCTATTTCGACCCGGCCCATGGTGAGGATTATTGGAACCAGGCCCATATCCATGATTTCGAATACCCCGCCGTGAAGCCACCTCATACCTTCCGCATACTCTTGGTGGGGAGGTGCTATCTCTATTGGGAGGCTGATGGGCGCCGCTTTGAGGGGGCGGGCCATGATGGAGAGCAGGAGAACTTGATGCTGGGCGTCTGCAAGAAACTGGAGATCTCCCTGAACGCCCAGGCGGCGTTGGAAGGGGGCTCCCGGCATTTCGAGGTGCTCAACGGGGCCATGCATCACGGAGGGAATAACTTGGACATTTGGGCTAATTATGTTGTTCCGCCCCTGGTACGCCACTACGGGATAGACCTGGTGGTGATCCTCCAGGACGGCGGGTTCAATTTTTTCGACCCCTATTTCATCTCACCCATGGGGAAGGAGGGGCTCCCTACCGATGTTTTCGACCCCGAATACGTCCTGCGGCCGAATAAGGAAAAGGCCCAGGCGGGCGGGATACAGGATTTTACCCAATTATGCCGGAACCACGGTCTGCTGCATGAGGATGACGCCGCCCATTGGAGCTTCGATTGGCGTGGGATGCTGGGCGATCCAGAGGTGCGCCCCCGGCTCATGGGGATCATGCGCAAGCCGGTGGAACTCCTGCGCGATAGGATTGCGGGGGAACGTACCGATGGGACCGCTCCCCGTCTGGCCTTCTGGTTCTATCCCATCAGCAATTTCGAGGAGGGCCCTACCCGGGATTTTTATGCGGAAATGATCAAGAGCGCGAAGGTCCCTTACTTGGACTTGTGCGACGATTTCACCGCTCTCGAACTGGGTTTTTGGCCGATCAAGGAAAACGCGGCCGAAGGGGGGCATTTCACCGAGAACGGCATGGATTTTTTTAGCCTGATCCTGCGGGAGGAGCTGGCCAGGAACCATTATTTGCCGGAAGAACCCGGCAGGTGAAGGAAGGTCGGGCTATTCGGAAGGATCGGTCTTTGGTCGAACGGCCGGGGGGTGGAAGGGGATCATCTTGTCCTCCACCAAATAATGGCTCAATAGATAACCGATCAACCGATCCCCATAGGCGGTGTAATGACCGCTACAACATTGGGTGATGTCGGGATAATAGCCGATCCGAAGGGCTTGGTATCCATCGCTCAGGTCCAAGAACGGGAAGCCGTACCGGTCGCTGACGGCCTGCCAAAAGGGGACCGCGCTATCCGGAAAAGGCGTATAGGGGACGAAAAAAAGGACGGTCTTGGGTGACCCCCCCAGGAGTGTGGGAGAAGAGGAATATCGTTGGGCCATCATTTCAAGACGTTTTCCGGCCATTTCGGTCATATCGTCCTTCATCGTTTGATCCCCGTTCTTATAGATCGTCCATTGATCGTCCCGATCCATCGGGAAAGCGGCCTTGTCGGTGATCCGACCGCCCGATTTCAAGAAACGGTCGTAGAAATCCTTTGCAATTCCGGGTGGTATCCGCTGAGCCAAGGGCTTCAGGAGGTATTCGGGTTCGACATCCTCCGCAGGAATTCCCTCCGCGGTCATGGGGTGGATGAAATAGTCCTCATAAGCGGACCAACTGACCAAGGCCAGGACCATGTCGATACCGTACCGTTTTACGATGGGCGGGATCTCATAAGGGGCGTAGCTGCTTAAGTTCCGGTCCTTTCGGTTCCATTCCAGGACCTCGAACCGCGTCGAAATTCCCCGAAGAGCCGCTTCCGTGTTCAAGAAGAACTCCAATTGCTTTCCCATGGTGTCATTGCGGAATGTCCCCAAAAAAGCTTGGTAGGTCAGGTTGAAATCGTATGGGGGACCGGGGACGTTCCGGGGCCCCACATAGGTCCGAGAGTCCCCCGCCAATAGGATGCGGAAAGTGTTTTTGGGCTTCTGGGGAGGATAAAGGTAATCCATGACCACGGTGCCCGGTTCCGAGTTGGTGAAAGATTTCCAATAGGGGCCAAAATCATAATCCTTGAACGAGACGACGCCATTGCGAACGATGTGATTGAAGGGTTTTGAAAGATAGAATTTCCTGTCCTCGGTCGGTGAGGCGATGAAACCAACGGGATTATTGGTCGTGAAGGCCAGGAATGGCTCGAACCCTTGATTGCGGTTGTCGATGGTGAAATCCCATGCGGTGGCCAGGGTAACGGGGACGGTCGGATCACCGATCTTGACCAAGGGTTCTTCGCCTATTTGGAGCGCATAAAGCGAACCGCCGGAAAAAGCCATCTCTTGGACCAGATGCGCCTGCCCGAAGGTTTCG carries:
- a CDS encoding glycosyltransferase family 39 protein; protein product: MAGSIWMLHVGQALIGWSLAIGTFVWAFRVQSRCATSPDRSFRFSAPEGALLAIVLLLAALMRLPFVGTHVTGLQADEANNLSDAFEVAFGGLIRSPFVTGWGGTPTFPDYIVGAAFKILGPECWVARSVSAFFSLGAIFFFFKWCRFWMGQAAALVASLLMAASWWFLYFSLSTFHNSILFFAEVGAFYTLENGFRTGRRVYFALAGLFAAMCVMNYVNGRSIPVMMALTILGYSAVKGWDFLKGYWKQLFLVLFAFLWLVGPYLIHATQYPGEVWGRVHADWIAAHAKETGNYFFLPVSYFWTLTTLWAPNTQVDTRFAYFDPFLDPYTGALAMLGIGTCLFNLRKSLSWVLLPGLFMGLSANALGHYDSPMAYVHSVRLSAIIPFVFLAVGNGFDWLAGFYRLFPKPRWNWLGWSASAGLVLAMALNLNVIFGHFSKDRSTWGERGLKYIQEAKILNDHYPQDQLMVESDCLSSAVYFLTKGGARFKIYGMDPPIPIPFEAKRNVMLVFEPWRLSDGGKARIQKTYPKAVWTVYQSPMGDPFLTGVEISLEDVLASQSGMAVTESLP
- a CDS encoding PA14 domain-containing protein, with translation MAGKKSGSLLESVAVAYAWLGLCLALFTAGQLQLFRGRMIMGFSFSVVAVLLGLSFYLQGILPVALGKIRKDGRSPRSSRIGKASRHSPPWRALKPASLARIVGAVLGLALAGIGQSFWVQTGNGSTLAVGSWFFLAASALFLGSFRPWKREGSKPFSLPWRVELGLLGTVLLIAAFLRAYQIDTIPSGLFIDQGFQGYSAQRILHEGWRPFYVEDIFHAYSLALYQLAFWFGIFGAGEVSLKLFYAFLGLLGFPLVYWTFRQLAGPRMALLSLFILAVMRWNINFSRNGFPTVQMTLYMFGTIAFLLYAIRRERDADQVLFHKVAMVAAFFFVVGVFPFAFQSLFWTLKPRSVTLAVAAVVGALGLLGWMVYALKASKDRDTLMATLLATGFFAAGFYTYQAYKVFPLLVLAWAFYEVIADRAAIRKKWRYIVLFAVAGIFLILPVLGNPQTRETELSIFTRVHLEHSWKPFWEVLSRTAIMFNRLGDPNARHNLQDQRMLDDVSGTLFILGLAYCLARVGRRPSFYVLAGFFIMSLPCILSIDAAHANRLFALTPFIAFLVASPLEAIWGRMRETWGLRGEWIFLALVAPFLGWMTAQNFKVYFHDQARSFGGWHEYAPQETEVGRIVARNGAAYDYYVSPRYYNYYTIDFLGYGQLDHIHSMLFPEALISHGPDTSRGLYYAMEEGRSGYVPMLKYFYPEGRDRYLVDPLGNTAESFYHVEADAVAKERGLKVRYDRPVEGKTEGQVVSFPSGLPKGPYRAALWGQIYIPVPGRYSWKVEAPFRTSFQVGKKAAAENRWMIRGYYPVKFEMDVPAGTIPDLKIEQIDAKGLGSPVTPGSFTNLPPFRGLKGEYFRGPVWDEMPFLAEYDPIVNFTNGNDFSAATNAGRWTGKFRAPRGGEYKFFVQMDGQAELRIDGKPIGERQSRISLAPGLHALDLRAWRSGNNLSSLSLYWIPPGGSREVMPCTAFEEVP